The DNA window ataattttttacgtTGGAAGTCTCCTTACTGCAGTGCACGAACATTTTCTTATACCGGCACtgcagtattttttttattgaaaaaaaatcctACACTTTaccaaaaattgcaaaaaatacTGTTTGCCTGTTAACTATCGATGCTACcgattttttaaaagcatCGATGTTAATATCGATGTTTCCCCACCTCTATTCCACACACAGATGCAAATCGCCGAAAATCCAGAAATTTAGAGAATAATTGGCTAATTTCGATCCGCCCCAACGCTGAAGCAATGGTAAGTGCGTCCAGGTCCGCCTAGTAGTCGCCAGAAGCCGGAACTCGCGAATTGGCAGAGAGCCGAGTGCCCGGGCCCCAAGCAAGAACCGCTGACTGCGCCCCTGTCGACGTCAAAAGGGGCTGCCCCTGGTGAGAAGCAACGCCCCCCGGTCCAAGTCCCACTGCCATGTACCCCTGGAGCTCGTCCTCGTACGGCGGCCAGGTGCCCAGTGCCGCCAACGCCCGGGTAAATACTCCTACAGTCCCAGATTGCGAATCTCGGATGTGTGTATCTCTAAGCCTCTTATCTTCAACTCTGGTCGTTCTCCTGCTCTGCTTCTGGATTTTATCCGGAGTAAGCCAAGCGGGCTTATCTCGAGCATTGTGTGCCATGTTGTGCTCAAAACCGAATTATGTACGCCCCAGCCAGTAATATCGTCTACCATGTCTCCTTTCAGACCATGCCGAATGGTTTGGATGACCAGGAAAAGCTGCTCGCCGAGGCCATTGGAGCGGCGAGGAAGCAGGCCTTCCACATGAACCACTTCCTCGATAAGGAGCGCATGCTGGACTCCATCAAGTGCGCCAGCACCATGCTGAGTGAGCTGAGGACCTCTCTGCTGTCCCCAAAAAGCTACTACGAGTTGTGTGAGTAACATTAAGTGGATACCATCCTCCAGACCATAACGTGTTGATCCACATCCAGACATGGCCGTCACCAACGAGCTGTGCCACCTGGAGCTGTACCTCAGCGAgaagagcgacaagaagacGGACCTCTATGAACTGGTCCAGTACTCGCACACCATTGTGCCCCGCCTTTATCTCCTTATCACAGTGGGCATTGTGTACATCAAGAACGACTCCACGCTGAAGCGCAGTATTCTCAAGGATCTGGTGGAGATGTGCCGTGGTGTACAGCACCCTCTGAGGGGCCTCTTCCTGCGCAACTACCTGCTGCAGTGCACCCGCAACATCCTGCCCGACGTAATGGTGGCGGAGAACGAGCACGAGGGCAATGTGTACGATGCCATCGACTTTGTGCTGACCAACTTCGCCGAGATGAACAAACTGTGGGTCCGCATGCAGCACCAGGGACACTCCAGCGAGAAGACGCGGCGCGAGAAGGAGCGCGAGGAGCTGAAGATCCTGGTGGGCACTAATCTGGTGCGCTTGTCGCAACTGGAGTCGGCCACCTTGGAGACCTACCAGCGGCTTATTCTGCCTGGCATTCTGGAGCAGGTTGTTAGCTGTCGTGATGCCATTGCCCAGGAGTACCTTATGGAGTGCATCATCCAAGTGTTCCCCGACGAGTTCCACCTGCAGACTCTCGATCCCTTCCTGAAATCGTGTGCCCAGCTGGAGACCGGTGTGAACGTTAAGAACATTATAATATCGCTGATCGAGCGACTGGCTGCCTATAACCAGAGAAGTGGCAAGGTAATACCCGCATGCTTTCCTCGTTTTCAATGCTTAAAACCATTCCTTTTTAGACTAGTGGCAATGCCATCGATGCTATCATACCCGCCGAGGTGGAGCTGTTCGAAGTATTTAGTGTGCAAGTGGCCAATATTGTGCAGACCCGAATGGACATGCCTTTGGAAGATACCATTTCGCTGCAGGTCGCACTGCTGAGCCTGGCTCAGAAGGTGTACCCCGATCGCGTTGACTATGTGGACAAAGTGCTGGGCACAACCGCACAAATCCTGCAGCGCATGAACATGAACAAGTGTGTTGAACTCTAAAGAAGACCCTATGGTTACCTAACGTTTTTCCGTTGCAGCATCTCGCATCTGCTGTCCGTAAACCAGGAGCTATCCCGCCTCCTGCGTATCTGCATCGATTTCTACAACAACGCCTTAACCATCATTCAACTGCACAACTTCTGCCCACTGCTCGAAAAGTTTGACTACACCTCCCGCAAATCTCTGGCGCTGTATCTGGTTATGAATATTCTGGACAACGAAACTATCGTTCCCACGGCTGACCAGGCGGATAGTCTGTTGACCATCATCACGCCCCTGATCAAGGATGATGACACGAACAAAGACAGTGCAGCGACAGCAGGAAACACAAGTCCGGATGCTGAGGAGTTTGCTGAAGAGCAGGGGGTTGTGGCACGGTATGTGTGATTTCCCTGTTCAAAAGACCCTTGTTACTAATTAGATCCATTTAGATTCATTCACCTGTTGCGGTCGGCCGAACCTGACATGCAGTACAAAATGCTGCAAACTGCCCGCAAGCATCTGGGAAATGGTGGCGGACAGCGACTCAAGCATGTCCTACCTCCACTCGTCTTCGCCGCCTACCAACTATCCTTCAAGTACAAGGCGATCGCCGAGCAGGATGAGAACTGGGACAAGAAGTGCCAGAAGATCGTGCAGTACTGCCACAGCACCATCAGTGCGCTGGCAAAGGCCGATCTCGCCGATCTGGCTTTGCGTCTGTATCTGCAAGGGGCACTGGTCATTGGGGAGATCGGCTATACGAATCACGAAACGGTGGCGTACGAGTTCATGACCCAGGCCTTTTCACTCTACGAAGACGAGATTTCCGACTCGAAGGCTCAGCTGGCAGCCATAACGCTTATTATGTCTACTTTCGAGCAGATGTCCTGCTTCGGGGAGGAGAACGCCGAACCGCTGAGGACGAATTGTGCGCTGGCCGCTTCTAAGTTGCTGAAAAAGCCTGACCAATGTCGCGGAGTTGTGGCCTGTGCGGCGCTCTTCTGGAGTGGAAAGTAGGTTGCTCGCTCTGTATCAAATCGTATCTAATGTGTGTTTACCCTTTCTAGGCAAAATGGCGAGGAGATGCGAGATGAGAAACGAACTCTGGACTGCCTAAAGAAGGGCGCTCGCATTGCCTCGCAGTGCTTGGATACCGGCGTGCAGGTACAACTGTATGTCGAGCTGCTGAATCACTATCTCTTCTACTTCGAACGAGGAAACTCGCTAATCACTGTGGCCATGCTTAACCAGGTGACTAAAGCTAACTGAATAAGAAAAAATCCCCTTAAACTTGACGAAATTGGATTGTTACAGCTTATCGCCAAGGTGAACGAGGAGCTGCCCAACTTGGAACCCAGCGAGGAGACCAAGCAGATAGAGAGCCATTACAAGAACACACTGGCGCACATACGCAGTCGCATGGAATCCAATGATTCCACGTTGGAGGTCTCCTTTGCGGGCATCACTCTCAATTAGCCCAGCCCACCCACTTCGGACAACCCCGGCAAGCAACCAAGAGCTGAGAGACCACAGGTCGACCGGCCAGGCCTGTTTTTATATTGCTAGTTATCAGCTTGCTCGTAGACCGTTCAGATAAACCGAAGCTCTGCGAGAGTATCCAAATTGCTTGTGTGAGATATGAAATTCCATGGCTAGGAAAGTTGTGGGCCTTCGaccaacttttgttttgtcaatttGATTTCGATCGTAATCGTAAGTGCAAAGTAAAAACATTCTTGATTATTTCCCCGATTTATTTAGTATGATAGCTATGCGTAAATAACACCAACAAGATTTTTACTTTACTATTTAATCCCCCTACCCTACCCcaaaaaataatgtgaaaatattgttaaacaaaaattatacaatCTACATACCATTATCGAATTGGTTCATGAATCGCCACGCGCCTcgtataaatatgtattacaAATAAAGTTAAGAACACATTGTTTACGCAAACAACTCGCCTGGATGTGTGGCCTGGACTTAAGTGAATCAAAACTCGACATCGATAAACATGTAAAGTAATtcgtttattaaaaatatataagccGACTAACTCGCATCGGTCTATCAGTAAACTTAACTTCCATTTACAATACACGATGAGTTCGCACTCGTACATATCCTACAGACTCTTTGCCGATCCAATATTCGTCCTTCCATCGATCACATGCGCTACAAGGGTGTTAGATGTTCGTGTTCCTCGGGTTCCTCTGGTTCGTGTGGCAGTTTTTGGGGGATGGAGCGGTGGTAAGTGGCAGTTTCGTGTTGCTTCGAGACCAGTTAGTGGGTGAGAAAAGTGGTTAGGGACAGGCCTGGTACTGCGGGCAGTTAACTTGGTGCGTTCGCGCAACTTAAAGCTAATATTTTAGTCACTAGGTTCTAAGCATAAACATTATAGATAGAAGCGCCTAATTCACTTTGAGTGCCGTAcagcaaatggaaaattttgAAGCATgagataaatttgttttcgtttCTGCATAGCTCGAGATTGCTCGGTGCGAGGCGTGGGCCCTTAGGCCGACTTCACGTTGTAGTAGTTGTAGACGAAGGGCCAGGAGGCCAGCACGTACTCCTCGATGCCGCACTCGTTGGAGCCTCGCAGGATGCGGAAGTAGCCGCGCTCTCCCCACCAGGGTCCCCACGAGTTGGCTGCGATCTGTTTGGCCAAGAGCAGGGTTCAATGTTAGACGGGATTCTGTAgggtaaacaaataa is part of the Drosophila biarmipes strain raj3 chromosome 2R, RU_DBia_V1.1, whole genome shotgun sequence genome and encodes:
- the LOC108026700 gene encoding vacuolar protein sorting-associated protein 35 isoform X2: MTMPNGLDDQEKLLAEAIGAARKQAFHMNHFLDKERMLDSIKCASTMLSELRTSLLSPKSYYELYMAVTNELCHLELYLSEKSDKKTDLYELVQYSHTIVPRLYLLITVGIVYIKNDSTLKRSILKDLVEMCRGVQHPLRGLFLRNYLLQCTRNILPDVMVAENEHEGNVYDAIDFVLTNFAEMNKLWVRMQHQGHSSEKTRREKEREELKILVGTNLVRLSQLESATLETYQRLILPGILEQVVSCRDAIAQEYLMECIIQVFPDEFHLQTLDPFLKSCAQLETGVNVKNIIISLIERLAAYNQRSGKTSGNAIDAIIPAEVELFEVFSVQVANIVQTRMDMPLEDTISLQVALLSLAQKVYPDRVDYVDKVLGTTAQILQRMNMNNISHLLSVNQELSRLLRICIDFYNNALTIIQLHNFCPLLEKFDYTSRKSLALYLVMNILDNETIVPTADQADSLLTIITPLIKDDDTNKDSAATAGNTSPDAEEFAEEQGVVARFIHLLRSAEPDMQYKMLQTARKHLGNGGGQRLKHVLPPLVFAAYQLSFKYKAIAEQDENWDKKCQKIVQYCHSTISALAKADLADLALRLYLQGALVIGEIGYTNHETVAYEFMTQAFSLYEDEISDSKAQLAAITLIMSTFEQMSCFGEENAEPLRTNCALAASKLLKKPDQCRGVVACAALFWSGKQNGEEMRDEKRTLDCLKKGARIASQCLDTGVQVQLYVELLNHYLFYFERGNSLITVAMLNQLIAKVNEELPNLEPSEETKQIESHYKNTLAHIRSRMESNDSTLEVSFAGITLN
- the LOC108026700 gene encoding vacuolar protein sorting-associated protein 35 isoform X1; this encodes MYPWSSSSYGGQVPSAANARTMPNGLDDQEKLLAEAIGAARKQAFHMNHFLDKERMLDSIKCASTMLSELRTSLLSPKSYYELYMAVTNELCHLELYLSEKSDKKTDLYELVQYSHTIVPRLYLLITVGIVYIKNDSTLKRSILKDLVEMCRGVQHPLRGLFLRNYLLQCTRNILPDVMVAENEHEGNVYDAIDFVLTNFAEMNKLWVRMQHQGHSSEKTRREKEREELKILVGTNLVRLSQLESATLETYQRLILPGILEQVVSCRDAIAQEYLMECIIQVFPDEFHLQTLDPFLKSCAQLETGVNVKNIIISLIERLAAYNQRSGKTSGNAIDAIIPAEVELFEVFSVQVANIVQTRMDMPLEDTISLQVALLSLAQKVYPDRVDYVDKVLGTTAQILQRMNMNNISHLLSVNQELSRLLRICIDFYNNALTIIQLHNFCPLLEKFDYTSRKSLALYLVMNILDNETIVPTADQADSLLTIITPLIKDDDTNKDSAATAGNTSPDAEEFAEEQGVVARFIHLLRSAEPDMQYKMLQTARKHLGNGGGQRLKHVLPPLVFAAYQLSFKYKAIAEQDENWDKKCQKIVQYCHSTISALAKADLADLALRLYLQGALVIGEIGYTNHETVAYEFMTQAFSLYEDEISDSKAQLAAITLIMSTFEQMSCFGEENAEPLRTNCALAASKLLKKPDQCRGVVACAALFWSGKQNGEEMRDEKRTLDCLKKGARIASQCLDTGVQVQLYVELLNHYLFYFERGNSLITVAMLNQLIAKVNEELPNLEPSEETKQIESHYKNTLAHIRSRMESNDSTLEVSFAGITLN